ttttaaCCATAATGAATTACTATTTGTAAGGGAATAGTAGTTCAGTTCAtgcttaatgtgtttttttttcaggacaacCCCAGAATTGAGATTGTAATTAATTGAATTGATAATGCTTGCTGTATTTAGAATTTGTGTCAAGCCTGTTTTGCCAAGGGCTGAATGACTATTGCCTGATTTCTGTGTGCTGAGGCTGTGTAAGTGACAAGATTGTGTCTAGCACTGTCAATACCTGATGGATTttacaggcagcaatgttcttgtTGAAAGTGATATTTAATCTGAATATGTAGTCTgatttgtgtactttttttttaaaatttttatttctcttcagaAACTATTGGAGCCCAGAGTGCATGAAGACTTCATTAATGTACACTATcagttttactgtatatgtaagttGGCACATATACATGTTATTCCTACACAGATctgatttaaaattgtaataactTGTAAAATAGAATGACAGTCTGCCTTTTAGAGTAAATGTGCTGTACGAGCACTAAAAAGCCATGAAGAATTAGATATGCAAAGTACTGAATGCAATGTTTTAATGCGTCTTACAAGCTTTTTATGTTTGACTAACTTTTAGGCATGCTGTAGGGCTTTAcatttgacttttttgttttaaaatgtttactatgcagtttaaaataaaatattaatttcttgACTGTAAACTGTTTCATTTCTGGAgatttacagtcccaaacaaaaacacacaaatacccCAATCCATCAGTTCCACCTTTGTGGACGGAAGAGTGTTCTGCGgggtggctctgtgtgtgttctgttctGAGCAGGGGTAATGGTGCCCCCAGGTGAGTCATGTGCTAGCTCAGTGGTGATAGCTCCCAGTCCTGTACAAAACAATAGTAGCAATCTGGCGCATTCATTTCAGTGTAAGGGGCTATACTAACGTAGCTGAATCCCcattgtactgccaaactcctccctgtgatcagacCTGTGCCACACTTTCACATTGTGCCCTACAGCCGATCACGATAGATTTGTTTAGCAGTCTTGCAACTACGCTGTTTCTCCAATATGACTGACTTCCAGTTCATTTCTACGATTGAGTTGTGCCATCTCTGAAAGCGTATCACCAACCTTAGCTGCCTCCTTTCCTGCATTCCCTCTCTCCTTGTCACACCATGGAACAACAGCAGATCTCTAAAAATTGCAAGCAGTGACATTTGTTTGAATTTGATATGGAAATCCTCATTTGAGGAATGAAGAGCTGCCAGAAACACAGGAGACTGAAAACAGGCTACAGAAAGTGAGGTACTGTTAGTTAGCCCTTAAACCGTGCTTACAAACTAATTCACTTaaatcaacaacaaacaaaaactgcagtaaaacctttaaaCAATGTATCAAATTTTCACAATTTATTGTGTATTGCTGAGCTGTTCCATTTACAAGATGTACAGTTTGAACAAggttccctatcaagtatgaaatataaccattactgtatgggtgttTACATCCTAAAGACCCTGAACCTGAATAGATATCTCAAAGCTGCATGCAGTGCCTATGACTCAGTCATGAtcgccccaccccccccacccccccatgggCATACAAGGACTGCCCACACAGTATCATAGACAGAGGAGTAATTGTTGCTTTTAGATGCATATATTACTCACTATTTGTGATTTACACTAATTAATGAGAAGTATTGATGATGTAATTAGTAAACTAATACATGTACTTTTTTTGCACACAGTCTGTTTGTTACATTCCACAGCAGCCTTCTACACGTGAAGTTGGTGGCTCGTGCTCTCCTCACAGGCAGCTTAGCTCTGGTTGGAAGCTGTGCGTTGACCGAGATACCACGTCAGCTGAGATTGCTTGCAGTCTCCCACAGCATCTTGTTGTTGTCTCTGTGTCTGCTTGCAGCACCATTACAAAGGCTGTTAGGgactaacaagcaggcttccctcagccTTCGTACTTGGACTGACTGAAGTGGACAACTAATGAGTTAAAGACTCATGGACTGAATTGACCTACCAGGAATGGTCAATTTTACTGGaaaaatttgttttgttaaacgaAGACTGAAAGGGGGACACCACTTTACAAGACACCACACATGATTAACACTGCATTAACTCTGAAACAAACAGTATTCCCAAACTGAAGAATAGAAAGATTTACAGAAATTACTTGGAGAATTATGTAATTGGATGTTCTATTGAGTGATGGACTTAGTCGTAATTTTTCACCTTGTGATTACTAATTTCTGAGTACCTGACTTACTGGATGTCTTACCagttaaaatgacttttaaaaaaacaattgcttcTGACTTTCCCCTGTGAAATGTCTGGGTGTGTACTAATGGAAGTAATTGAGTTTGTTGTCATACGGGTTTGACTTCTTATCCTTTCTAACTGTCTTAATTGAACCCTGATATGTATATCTGCAGAAAAGTTGAGTGGTGTAATGTAATAAAGGttgtgtgttatattttattcTCTTACAAAAAGAAAGGCTAGTTTTAATCTTCCATGAAAGGGAATGACAGCTAACAGCTAGAATATGTATTGCAAGGCGATCTATGAATTTGAAAAAGGTGCTGAATCTTATTTTCCTTAAAGAACAGATGAATGGGTGTTGATGTTTTTGTGCAATTATCCTGCTTGCATATTCATATTATATTTACTGATTTAGAATATAATTAGTTCTTACAGAATAGACATTTAAcatctttattatattaataaggaaaaaaaaacactgaaaatattctAAAgtgatttacaaaaatatagtaaaacaaaatatagcTGTACCATTATAATACAACTACAGCTCTCCTTGCACTcgcacagctttttttttttttgtaagcacccacacaaaaaacattccttaaaacaggaTATCTTTAGCAAATCATATTTTTGAAAGCGTATTTTTTCCCCTTCAGcagaactaattgaactaaaCATCACATTACTCCATCATCCACCTTACTTTATTTAGTTACTAACACCATTTATTTATCCATGCACAACTTCAGCCGTGCCACATCATATGCGACTTACACCTAACTCTTAAACTTAACCCCTAAATCTGTCACTATTAAACGAATTTACTCAACACTGTTTCACACGCTCTAGCGCCCACTATTGCCAACGTTCACCGCTTGAACTGAAAGGTAATATGCAGTAATATCATGGCCTGTATTTTcctctttttataattttttttttttttttaattattttaaatttagtagttgccaattgatttttactctttctcccaatttgaaatggccaattgtatttaggctcagctcaccgctaccacccccgcgctgtcTTAGGAGCGGTGAAGACGTGCACACACTGTCCactgaagtgtgtgccatcagccgtctgcttcttttcactcagCATGGCCACCATGCAGCCAATATGAGCTAtggcatcggaggacaacgcatctctggacagcttacaggcaagcccgcaggtgcccagccagccTGGGCGGCACTCTGCAAGCTTGGGTCAATAGCCGTGACCTCCTATTGACGGTGTCTtgtcactgtctaaaggcactctcttaGTGTAAACAGCCCACTTATCTGTCTCGGTGTAGTGCTGGGCAGTATCACCAGAAGGAGGATCGCCACCACAGACTTGTGCCCCCCGGGCATGTTATCCACATAAATATTTTGGAAGTGCAGGCAGTTTAACTAGCCTTGTAGCATTTGTTGCAGAAGGTTCGAGAAAGGCATGTGCTTGTTATGGAGACAACACAACAGAGTCCAGCATCGGGTCGGGTACGCACGGGGGACCCACCAAAGCTGGTCGGGttcggaatgtgaacttttttgcagtttgcggttagagtaaaaaaataaataaataataaaaaaatgtgggtctgaatttgaatcaccaaaaacgttttctgtcttttcagcgtactcgtctgtaacccatTCCCAAATAATGTATTAGAAGGTAAATATACCAGTATTTCCTTCACTAAAGCAGGAAGCGATTAGGAAGGAGCTGACTAAGCGGTGTTGTTCTCACTCGTTTGATACTTtgcaagatctttttatcacgtCTGGTTggcaatattaaaaatgtttgtggacgaggtgaaacaaaagatagtgcAGGATTTATATCCTATAAGTGAgtaatagtttgagaggtaaagcagaagtgtggaattcttttgtaatcatagcgaatgaaaataatgaacatgtgactggattcattGCTTGTAACCGGTCATGTTTTTGTGAATGACAGACACAAAACTGATACATCATCTCTGCGAAaacacaggtgtagctccctttcaactggtggcaggaaaggaatagacaggtattttataacAAAGTAAATAGTCATAGAAGtgatgttacaatgttaaaatatatggaAACCACAAGAGAAAGCTACCatactgtatagcctattgtgtaaGCTGAATCCATGGAGGATGGTAGAGGTATCTTTGCGTGAATGTGAGAGTCAGTTGacacaggcagtaggtaaaggaccaACACTTGCGAgtttgggtcgggttgcaggtcttaaaGCGGGTTTGGTCGGGTTGCGGGTAAGAAGACTGTTGCAGTGGATTGCGGATTCGGATCTGAAGCGGGtcgtaaaaaaaaatcagacccATGCAAGAGTCTAGCAACACTACATAAAAGGTCTATAAAAGGTCTCAGTTTGCCTATTCTCCATCATGTGGCCCATAAGCTTTTCTCTGGCCAAACGAGAACTTACTCATTGCGGGTAGTATATCTGCCTGGGGTGAAAAAAAACTTGACAGCTGACCTCATCTCAAGGAGGGTCCCAGCACCTCAAAGTGGAGGCAGTAGCCTAGTTTGGGAGAGGTTCGCGAGAGCAGAGATATTcttttgcctcccaggaatcaacccactgtcccttCTGGCTCTCCACGATAGGAGGCGGGGACCCACTggcagtagatgccttggcacaccactCCCTCCACTCatccatatggtaatggttacctGATAGGAAacattgggttattatcataaccctggttccatgaaatagaaatgtaaccattaacacaCATacggtaatagttacatttctatttcagggaaccagggttattatAATAACCTAATGATTTTTTAATTCTTACAGCAGCAGATTAAACATATACACTAGCTCTCAAGGCAAATCTTAAATAATGCTAGTCAATAGACATCATTACAATATCAAATAGAATAAGGGTAGGGCTGTATTCAAATATTTGAAGTTCTCTTTGATAGCCACCATTTTCAGTAGTTATGAACCATTCTGAACATTTTTTGCTGTTCCTGGATTACCCACCATAAACATATCAACTACTCATCTCTCTTGAAACAATGACATCATCAACGTACCAATAAAACCTCTATATCTATCACCATCTACCCTACTTCATTCATGTTCTACAGATCAGCTGCCTCCTATGATGTAGTAAAATAACGTATCAAAGACTCAAACTAATCATAAAATCTTTAGTTTCTATACTGGTACAATGAAACTGCAGCCAGGTCTGCTCTGCTGATACCGCTGCCTGTTCAAAGCAAAATACATCTACTGTACAGTGTTTCCTCTGTGTCACTATCAGAGtcgaacaataaaaaaaaacacacatgaaatATTCAAGACAATGAATTAATAAGGCATCCTTATACACTGAAGTAGATGAAGTGTAGTGTCAATACGGTTTAACTGAATTGGTTGAAACAGCAGAGCACTGTACTGCGTTTAACTTGTTCTGTGCTATAGTAAATAGAATGCTAGGACCACATGTGAATTTCTGGTTTCCAGATGATAGAGACCCAAGGCTTTGAGGTATTACCTTCATACACTGGTGTATTCAGCGATTATCTAGGCTAGGTTGGATTGTGTATTGCACAAAAAATAAcccctttccatttttttttttttttttcatttttttggcaaacttggCAGTGACAGAACCTTGCATCTCAGAAACAATTTTAGGAAAGCAAGCATctactagtttatattgtattaatgGACAATGAGAATAGGTCAGCAAACTGTTAGTCTACAAAGGCATGTGTAGCAGTGATGTCAGATCAGTCAATGCAAAATCCTTTTCCCACTAGAAAGCTGACCATCAGAAATACTaaaacctacttttttttttttttctccaacttAACTGGTGtaattttatgcaaaaaaaacccacacacatttACAGGAACAACTCCAACAGAAGAGATTTTTTTTGATCTTCACTTTTGAAACCTATGGTTATCTTAGTGTTGTACAGATTGAAGAAACCAGACAAGATTATTGATATTAACAGTATACAAAAAACTTAAAGTTAGTGTATGTGAAACTGAAGGACTCTATTTACTCAGTTAATTGgttagcacattttaaaataccctATCCATTTAGTTTTAAATGGACGCAAGGTCTAGATAAATGTAGTGAGAAATGGAAAATGCCAAAGAATGACCAAGATAGCCAGCCGAGATTTTAGTTTAGTCCTGTCCACCACAACTAGAAACCCACTGAAACCCTGCTTTCACTGGGCAACGCAGAAGAATAGTGTTACAGAGGAGGTTTTCCAGAATAAGAAAGTGCTGACTGGCTGAAAGTGAGGgggtactaaaaataaataaacacaaacactaaTCCAGGGTTGCTTTTTCACATTATATTTAGTCATACATGGCATGAAACATGAGTTTGCCAATCTGAATGTATGCCTCTCGCTCTTCCCCAGTCATAAAAGAAACCAGCTCAGGATGCTCACTGACCTCACTATACATGTGTGGCCGCCCACCGATCATTACTACAGGATCATTATCATCCTCAACCTCCTCTGCATCCTTTTGCTTTGAGGGAGTGCCTGGTAGCTTCATAAGCTGAGACTTTGCAGCCTTGGACTCTTCATCCGATTCACTGGTGTCACTACCAGAGGATTCCTTCTGATGGGCACCAGAGCTATGTGTTGTACTCTCTCTTGCAGATGATTTTTTCTCATGAATTAGAAGGGTCCTGATTACTTCATCATCAATAGGCTCCTTGCTGTTGGCATTCAGGTCACAGGTTTCAGCCACATTATCTGTCaaataagaacaaataaataatctaGAAATATGCATCAAACCTGAGGTTCAGAGCCTTGACTATAAAAAGCATTCCATAGTGGTGAATTTAGAACAAATCTGAATTAATCTGAATTTTTCAATGTATTCAACTTTTAAGATAACATGCATTTTGActaatctttctttttaaaatctaaaatattaaaagtaaaattaaaactggaaaaaaactgctaaaaagacatgtttttgtaaaaatgagTAAGATTCTGGAAGCATTACCATCCCTGTTGCTTTCTGATGGCTGAACAGAGGCTCCTAGCACCGTGCTTTGTGCCATCCAGATTGGACACTCTTTGGCAGATTTATTCGCTGATTGAGCTGTATTGGAATTGGAGTCCTGGAGATCCACAACCAAGTTCTGCACATACATATTGAACGATGATGTACTCCTTGACCATCTCTCAGATCGGTCTTTCATATTTCCAGAAGACATCTGATCAAcacttgaaaaaaaattaaaaaataagtgacaataataagaattttattttttaaacaaattacagggaattatttttatgttaatacATTTATAGTTCAAAGCAGGGCTGACCAGCAAATGCCCTATACAACTCACTACGCTCCACaatgattattattgttcttatttAATGCTGGAGTTTGAAAAGAATGCTAAACAACTGTGTAGCCTTTGACAGATGTATTGTCAAAAtttgtaacacattgtaacatttattttcacacatttatttttgaaaaaaaagaaggtatataaatgatggccATTGACaagatgtttttggtttctttttaataactcaatcattcatccttgaccatgacttGCTaaagtgactatgactgaagcatacaCACTTAATCAcctacagtgccatgaaaaagtacttgccccgtctgattttctggtgcttctttcatttggtgtgcaaggtaatcaaacatgcaatcttcaggtgtgaaaataaaagggataattagggtcagctgtttcaatactttagttaacaatcaggcctgatttgggccagccatgcccaatataaatctgactaactttggcccttaccatcagagtgaagttgtcagcacacaggttccaGAGGCACACCATGCCACGATCAAaggaaattcctgaagacctctggaaaaaagttgttgatgcctatcagtctggaaatggttacaaagccatttccaaGGCTCTGGGGCTTCACCAAACcacagccatattgtccaaatgtagaaagtttgggacagtagtgaatcttcctaggAGGATCTCTCCAAGAggaaggcgtaaaatcgtccaggaagtcacaagacctctagaacaacatccagggatctgcaggcctctcacctcggctaaggtcagtgttcatgactccaccatcagaaagacactgtgcaaaaatgggattcgtggcagagtagcaaggcggaaacagCTTCTCACTAAGAACAcaaatgctcgtctcaagtttgccataaagcacctggatgatcctcaagagttctggaacaatgttctatggacagatgagtcaaaagtggaactttttggccaacatgggccctgttatgtctggtgaaaaccaaacactgcattccacagtaagaacctcataccaacggtcaagcatggtggtggtagtgtcatgatttgaggatgctttgctgcatcagaacctggacgacttgccatcattgaaggaaccatgaattctgctctgtatcagagaattctacaggagaatgtcaggccatccgtcagtgagctgaagcacagctgggtcatgcagcaagacaatgatccaaaacacacaagcaagtctacatcagaatggttgcacaacaagaaatttaaagttttggaatggcctcgtcaaagtcCAGACCAAAACCCCATTgcgatgttgtggcaggacctgaaacgagaagtttatgctcgaaaacctataaatgtcacagagttgaagcagttctgcatgaaggagtgcgccaaaattcctccacggtgttgtgagagactgatcaataactataggaagcgtttggttgcagttattgctgctcaaggtggcataaccagttattgggtctaagggggtgattactttttcagaCAGGAGcattgcataactttctttaataaataaatgatggtttcgattttgtgttatttgttcgcTAAGGGTCCCATTTATCAAATTAAATTTTTGGTTGAAGATccgataacattcaatgtcaaacatatgcaaaaatgcagaaaatcagacagggggcaaatactttttcatggcactaatatatatacatGCTAAAGTGGAAATAAATTCCTGGCAAATTATATTACActgacatgttatttaaaaaaggcCTTTATATGTACCTCTGCACCAACTCTGGTATTTCTGTGGGCTCTGGTTCAAGTAGCTCACATGGGAGGACCACATCTTCAGTTTCACGCAGAAGGAGATAGATGGGCTCAATCTGTTCATTGAACCTGGCAAGCAGCGTCCTGGCATCTCGTTTAGGAAGTGCAGAGGCGTCCTCCTCAACCTCAGCACTGCAGTAAGTGCAATGAAACTCCCCTGCAGGGGCAGGCAAACGGTAGTCTGAATATTTTCTCAAGCTGTATGGCACTGGATAAAGCAAAGATTTCTTCTTTGGTCTATTATCAGTTAATGCaaattttacttgttttttgtattatttatttgcgAGTAATTTTTCATATACACTTAAATCTTACAATCTTGTTACAAAGATATTTTCCTAAATATCCTTGCTTTATTAATTGAAATGACAGTAACAaaacagcatcttttttttttcaattataggACTTTTCAATTGTAGGgcgccccccccaaaaaaaaaaaaataataattatgtctGGGAGTGTTATCAGcatacattcaaaacactctggTTATGCTCATAACActctaccagaaaaaaaaaaaaaaacatttacattgctATTTGTACATTTGCATTGTGTTCCCTAGTAATACACCACATTGTAGTTGCCACCCCAAACACTACTAaacatgtgttatatatatatatatatatatatatatatatatatatatatatatatatatatatatatatatatatatatatattcacattctAAATCTCTCCAATTATAAGGCATACTACACAGTTAGATCAAATTGTCAAACCTGTTAACTTCCATCTGCACCATTGATGAATCAGACTAGTTTTTCCATTCAGTTAtggtatatatttgtattttcccCAGAAACATTTCTCAGCCAGTCCTAACTTAATTAAACCAGATAGCAATTACTGTTTACATAATGAACAAAAGTGATTATGTTTACTATCAGAAACTGTAGATATACAAACATGTCAAAAAATGGAGCAGACATATTGTATACCAAACATTGttctataaaagaaaacaattattgaAACGCATAACATTAACATACATTTATTCAAGTAATTtccattttcaaaatgcaaacacttATTGATTTGTATTAGTTTCCAAACAACccgtacaaataaatacaatgacaacAGAAATAACCAACAAGAACTATTTAcacattaaagaaaaagaaagtaagaTGTGGTATCTAGCATAAGAGCCTAGTTACATGAA
The sequence above is a segment of the Polyodon spathula isolate WHYD16114869_AA chromosome 2, ASM1765450v1, whole genome shotgun sequence genome. Coding sequences within it:
- the LOC121328149 gene encoding general transcription factor IIE subunit 1-like, whose protein sequence is MSSGNMKDRSERWSRSTSSFNMYVQNLVVDLQDSNSNTAQSANKSAKECPIWMAQSTVLGASVQPSESNRDDNVAETCDLNANSKEPIDDEVIRTLLIHEKKSSARESTTHSSGAHQKESSGSDTSESDEESKAAKSQLMKLPGTPSKQKDAEEVEDDNDPVVMIGGRPHMYSEVSEHPELVSFMTGEEREAYIQIGKLMFHAMYD